In Citrus sinensis cultivar Valencia sweet orange chromosome 3, DVS_A1.0, whole genome shotgun sequence, the sequence atctaatttatttaatgaaatctaataatttttacctataatctaatttatttaatgaaatctaataatttttagtaCCCTACATgtaaataacatatatttgACAGTCCGATGATTTTTATGAGTTTTATACCATGAACacaatattttagtttaattaaagacTAATAATCATGCACCATAATAAAGTAGAGTTGATATACCATTTAGAAACAatgaatttcatttataaaaattaaaaaaaaagttaaagtaaatttttactACTTTTACTAGTCAAATTAAACTTAGATTAAAGTAGTCTTGGTAATAAAAATCTGAGccggaaaaaataaattaagatagatttaattaattaattctctaaaattttcctaaaatttgcgaaaattttgtggattttttataattattttctagaaaaGGATTGGGTTTACAAAAAGTACGAGGTAGTAATATCACCACCCTTATctatatgtataatttaattctaagaaaaaaagttaattttggaaaattacCACCATTGTTTCCTCTAAATTTaacaagatttaaaaaaataataataattgcagCCTAGCCATTGCTTACAAAGTGTACTCCTTTCTATTTTATTGCATAGATTTCATAActttttaatgatatcataaaggcaatttaaatatttaacataCTGAtgtttgcaaaaaaaaaatcaaattctatcCAATGATTGCAAAAAGTATTAAATTTTCACTCATTGTTGAGCTAAACTTCAAGGATCATTTTACCAAATTTCTCTTACACCCATGAGACTTATGCAATTTGTAATTTCTGGTGGACTATTgaacaatttcaaaattcttgattttttttttctgaaattagAGAAGACAATAAGtggatgattgattttttctcattcGTTATTGACGCATATTTTTGTAAcacatttaaaattaagaaaacagTTTAAACATACACTAATATTATCATGTTTATTGTTTTACATTTCTTGTTCTCTTTTTGCAAATTGCACTAATGTTACAAAATTACTTTCAAGATCCTACAAATCTCAAAGGGGGAAAAATTATAGAAACTaggataaattcatttttttttatacatgagactattgccCAAACTACAACTtatattacatgagattataactgatatttacaaattagaCTATTACTGGAGTAGTTTACATAAATTCTTATGAAATTCTGCCCAAATTTTTAACTCTCACTAATATTCCAAGGATATATACTTCACTCACACTTGGTAAATAAGAAGACTATATTCACTCAATTATACAttatagggaaattatcattcgtataccctTAATTTATTccgttataaaaaatactacaacactttgagggtgtatcaatcgttcactctaagttgacaaaatgtatttgCCATCCACCAAATCGTTAATTGccgtttaaataaaatgacatcagaagggtaatttaatcttttcatatgatataagtgataatttaaggatatacaagtgataataaaagaatttaagggtatacaagtgataatttttctttgctttaatttaactttcaaacggcagCTAACGGTTTGATGGTCGGCAGataacttttataaatttagggtggacgattgatacaccctcaaagtgtttgAGTAATTTTGATAGTAGAGTAAATATAtgatatacaaatgataatttcccaacaatataattaaagaatGATCGCGGGAGTTTGAAGTTTGAACTCTTGCCCTCCAATGTCAAAGGCCGAGTGGTctgtgattaattaatttgaattgcaAAAAGTAGACCGAAATTTTCAAAACAGTGCGTTTAATTAAGAACAAACTAAAGTAAGCATTTGGAACGAGGGCATGACTGATGAGGCCTTGGACAGAATGATTACGTAGCCTGGGCATAGACAGAAGTATATGAAAAGCAGGCGAATGATTGTGGAAACAACGAAATCTGgttaatacattaatttatacagGAGTCTCTGCCGTTTGTTGCCTGTTGTTGCAGGCACCCACCGGCAGCAATGATCCAAAACTGCAAATAAGTCAGTGTCACTATCTGTGTGGTCTGCATTCCTCTCTGgagtcattttttttcttatttttaaccaccttttttccccaaaaaaaaaaattaaaacaaaagaaaccaccatattaatatattattatctaaGAGAAATTACCCAAATATTAAATTGCAAATTCAGTAAACTTAATTACTTTCgtgaaattctaaatttttctataGTCAATTATTTTGATTGGAACTATTTTTGAGTATATTTTGATTCTACCTCTTTATATTCTACATTATGACACCGCAGTTGTCCCAAACATACCAATAACGTAAACGGTTACCGTAACAATTAATGCAATATGCATGAATAATTTCACACGCTTGCCATGTCCCATTCATCTGAAGAGCACAGTGCGCGCGCCCTTGGCCTTGGGTGCATTCAGTGAACACAACAAATTAGTTCTATCCGGGTTACGACTCTAAATCTTAAACCTGGTTTTAATTGGTCAAGGGAAAGCCGGCCATCGCTTTCACTCACCGAACAGTTCATAGCAATTAATTAACTGTTGCGTTTAGAGTAGTGCATGCAGAGTATCGTGCCCGTTATTCTGAtatcattataaattaaaaatgaagtgTAATaggaaattttcatttgtggTTTGTAGCCATTGACAGTGACAGTCCCACCACTTGAAAGATCTGAGCTCTGGTAGCAGCTGAGCTTATTCATTCTAATGCAGTCCAGGGGCCCTGATTGGAAGAGGGTTCGGTAAGGTAAGTCCAGTAATTACACTTATTATTAATAGGGAGTTCCTATGTTACATGAACCCACAAgaaccacacaaattgtgGAACCCATATAGTTGTGTGGTTCTTGTAGGATGTGTATGTTACATGAAATGTAACATAGCAAAATCcttattaatatattgaacttttttttttttggcccttttaattttgaatggtCATCATCTATTCATATTCACACAAATCGGTTAGGAGTTCCTACCCTACCTCATTAATTTAGCATGTACTAGAGTTAGGACCAGTTTGCTGGAATGTGTGGCTGGTATTAGCTTAAGGTTATTGAAAGTTTATGTTGTTTATATgctaattagaaaatatttcttaggCGCAGATATCTACAATTTTATACCAGATGACAATTGTATTGATTAGTACTCTATGAATAAGATCTGCTTTAAGAATTAACTAAgttaattaacttttcaatCTACGAAACTTTTGAGTTGTCCTTGATCATGGATAGATATGCTCCTGTAAACTGATAATATGCCTCagcaatttaaattcaaagtgattatgaactaaataaTTGTTCTATTTTGTGTCCACACGCACACtatttttatgtataaatTCTCTCCTTCTAAGGTCAATTCGGTAATTTAAGGGCTATTTCGGAGTGTCAAATTTCATACGATCATTGGAAAGCTTTGTTTTCTTCGTATTTGCTAGCTATACCTTACAACAATATATACTTAGGCCACATTATTTTAAAGCCTCTATAAAAGGCAGCAAGCTGTTGAACCGAAACTACAAGGAAAGCTAGATAGCGCGaatgatatataattaagaaaaggTGTATATTAAGGGAAGAAGTAAAAGATGAGTAGATCAGGAGGAGGAATGGAGCCGGTGGCAAACTTTGGGCCAAACGGGCAGCAGCACTCGAGAGAGCGGTGTGGCCATTTCCAGATGCCATTACATTATCCACGATTCACCAGAGCTGACTATGAGTCCATGCCCGAATGGAAGCTCGAATGCGTGCTCAAAGAATATGGCCTGCCAGTCACTGGAAATGTTGAACAGAAGAGAAAGTTTGCCATGGGAGCTTTCCTGTGGCCTTAGCTAGTTGAAAGTTCTtaccttaatttaattatctaatttgTAGTTTGTTctcttcttttcattttgtcTTGATTACTTTAAAAGCAAGTATTATATAAATGCATCTATGCGCGCATGAAATTAAGTTAGTTATGGTTTCTGGCGTAGTTAATATTAATACGTTGTACGTTggtttgtttaatttcaagtCTATAATCAGCTGGGTATTGTTTAGATGCCGATGCTGCGTATGCTTAAGGAAATGTTCACtgattgatttaattgatattaatttgtgatttcctcattttattttatatatggctgtgattaattatgatttatgcTTCTGTTGGGTTGCTACTATCAACTTCTTGGAAAAGATGTGTGTGCATGGTCAAAGCTTCTGACGATAATGGCGAATTTCAGCCTTGTTAGCGGTCCATTGCACGCTCCGGACCGGAGGAGGATTCTCCATTCACGCGTGGGCGTAGGCATGGCCCTTGTTTATTATGATGAAGATGCTGCCGGCCTGTGGTGTTAATAAAGAATGACGAGCAAAAGttgaaatagaaaatcaaCAGCAATTTAATAAAGAGTGCTGCTATTGAGACTCAAGAACGACAAAAGGAAGACAGAAACGGCAACATATGCTGTCGTTTTCTATCCTCTCTCTTTAGAAATGAGCATGCGTGAATTTTAAGTTAGACCcacaatcaatttaaaaaattaaattaaacataatgcGTGAGCCAATAAAGCAttaacaagaatttttttttctctctcaccTCTCTTTTAGCTGGAATAGAAACCACAAACTCATTCACGCACGCACTCTTTACTTCCCTTTCGACAAACCATAGAATCACACCCACAATCAACAATCAGCCACGCACTCTTACTTTCCGTTTGACAAACCACATACGACGGATGAGCCCACAGACGACGGACCACCACCATCACGTGATCGAGGGAGTAGAACTCACGCGGTGGTGCGTTGGAGCCACGGTTCTTTGAGCTAAAAGGTCGGCGTTCCTGTTGGTTTTCATCGGCGAGGATGGTAGGGAAACGACGGTCGGGTTCCAAGCTTCAGATCAATACCTTGATCGGTTGGTGGAGTTGCCGGGATCGTGAAATCCAACCGGGTCACGTTCGTgggtcgggtcgggttcgCGGTTTTTGAGTTAAATCGATGGCGTTCTTGTTGGTTTTCGGCGGCAAGGATGGCAGGGAAATGAGGGCCGACTTCCAAGCTTCAGATCAATACCTTGATTGGCCGGTAGAGTGGGCGGGATCGTGAAATCCAACCGGGTCACGTTCGCGAGTTGGGTTCGTGGGTCAAACTGGGTCAACCTCTCTCCCTTCTCATCTCCTCATCCACTCACAAAGCGCCACACCACGGCTCCCCTTAGCCAGGTTGTTGCTGCTGGAATTGTTTTTGCTGGAAGTGttattggaattttttttgctgaaaGTGTTACTGGTACTGGAATTGATGCTGGAGTTGTTGCtgctggaatttttttttttttttttttgtgtttgtgtgtttTTGTTTGTCTCTGTTTCTATTCTTGTCTCAACTACAAGCTTCTATAATAAGTGTTTGGCCTCGGCACAAAATCAATGTTTGTAATAGAGATAATCAATAAAAGTTAGTTCAGTTTTCCAATTTTGTCAGTTTGGTATGggcacaaaattttttatgttctgATTTATTTTCGAAACAGAGCAGAGCTCACAACGTGTTGCCTAACTGAAATGAATTGAAGCAAAGCAGAGCGACATCGTTTGATGAAAAGGGAATGCTCACACGGTGCTAAGCTGAAATTAAGaggaaaaaagattaaaattagtTTCCTATCTTCTCTATCTCTCTTGGGAGATTTGCTGGATAAAGTAtaaggaaaaagataaaatgaagaaatttgagctgcttttccatttttttattctttattttattatttattatggtcCCATGCATTTTTGAATTGGCGTAAGGCAACGCGTGAAACCACACTAATTTTGGTCGTCATTTAGTCTTCCTTTAGTTTGTttaccattttcctttaataaaaataaaaagaaaggtaCAGCAAAGACACGTCCAACGGGGCTGAAATTCGACCGGAAGCGAATAAGGCCCAACTTCCACGTAGGCCTAAACTCAGCCTGCAATTgagttttcaattttgtactaaatattTGTTGcgattaataattaattgaaataaagaaaacaaaacactcTTAAACAAATAGCAAATTATTAACGTAACGAGTAAATATGTCAACGAATTAATGATTTTGCCCCGATCGGATGATGAATTGGTTTGTTAAGAGGTGAATATGAAGATATTATGAAGCGGGTTTTGTTCGGTGAATTCTCAACTTTAGCACGGGACCCATTGCATTCAACTCATTCGCTTTCCCTGTCTCTCTGAgtaatttattcaagtccttCACTAAGGCTAATTAAGAAAGCTCCGAAGAAGAAGAGCGGAGGAGCAATGGATGGAGGTATGTGAGGGGCCGAAAGGGCCAAAATTGCACTATCCAAGATGCACTACACTCGAGCTGACTGCGAGTCCATGCCTGAGTGGAAGCTTGATCTTTTGCTTCAAGATTATGGCCTAACACTACCACTCGTTGGAAATGTCGACCAGAAGAGTATGTTTGCCATCGAAGCTTTTCTCATggcctaattaattaattcatattctctttgctatttatttttttgtttaaagcatCCGATTTCCGGCGACCGTATTGGGCCCCGACTAATTCGGATTCGGAGTATAGTCACAGTTAAGGCTCTTTACCCCTCCCAAATGGTGTGTTTAGTGAGGATCTCTttgctatttattttattctgcTACCGCCTACAATAATCCTTATTAGTGTTAACGACATCGCAGTAAGGCCTAACTACGGCCCAAGAAAAGGAAGCGTCACTCGAAAGTGCATGATTAGACTTAACCAAGGCCCATCaaaagtaacataaaaaaaatagtatttaatGCTCACATACCGCGCACGTTAGCGCTAACCGGATAATTCAAGTTTGATCAGGCACACGCTCGTCAGTGAGTGTGATTCAGTCAGTGTTCACGCTTCAGTCTTCACCGTATATAAATGTCATCATAATTCCCGGGATTCAGATATCTCATCTCGTATATTTCCCTCTCTTATTACCTTTTCAAAAAGCACCAACACCACAGCTAGAGTAGATTCTTTCGTCTCGCATTTTCTTCCATccaaaaaccctaatttaatttttcattcgggataaattgaaaaaaaaaaatgccgaGAGAAATTATCACTCTGCAGGTGGGGCAATGCGGGAATCAGATCGGAATGGAGTTCTGGAAACAACTCTGCCTCGAACACGGCATCAGCAAAGAAGGCATTCTCGAAGACTTCGCTACTCAGGtcctttctcttctctctctctctctctcttttttcattttccattgtttgcttttcttttaaagttttcttCCACGCATGCGCGCGCGCGCAAGGGCTTGCTATTTAGTTGCCGTGGGAACTGTCAATAACTAATTACACGATGGATTctcatttaattgaaagaTGTTTGTTTGGTTTTACTTGTTTCCTctgataattttcatttttcattttgacaaatttgtttttagcaaattttatgtgaaaatttgattaatgtgAATTATGTTAGGGTTTTTCTTAGGTTGTTATTGATTAATGAGACTGTTAGATTAACCTGGAATTCTCATTTTCGCCTAGTAAATGCTTGGCTGCTACAAATACATATGAATGAATTCAATTTCGATCTATGTAACTTTCATGTTCACCGTTTTTTAGCTTTCTATTCCTGTTGTGGTGTGATACCATCATGGGATCTAATTTCCTGGGATCAAGGCTTGGTTCTGTTGGGTTATAGAATTCTTCAAGAAGTTCTTTGTTGGCTTTTATCTCAAGTGACAGCACTGATTACAATGGCCAGTCATTTAAGAAATGTAGGGATACAGGATTGACCCCATATAGTTTTAAGTCATAACAAACACTGAGATTGTGGATAAATTGAGTCTGCAAATCTTATTCAGGTTTAGCTACAGATAACGATTTGTCAATGTTTACTCTTTCTGCTATATTTGACAAATGGAGGGCTGGTATTCATCCATCTCATCATTATTGCTGTGGCAGGGAGGTGACAGGAAAGATGTATTTTTCTATCAAGCTGATGATCAGCATTATATTCCCCGAGCTTTACTGATAGATTTGGAGCCGAGAGTGATAAATGGAATTCAAAATAGTGAGTATAGAAATCTCTACAATCATGAGAACATCTTTGTTTCTGATCATGGTGGGGGTGCCGGAAATAATTGGGCCAGCGGATATCATCAGGTATTCTACTTGTCATTCATACTATGACATACTTTCTTTGAGTCAATGTCAATAAGCAAAGAATTCTTGCATATCCTGTCAAGAATTGAATGTAGATTTCTTTGATGTCTACCTTAACATTATGCACTACAGAACACATAAACGGTCACTCCATCTGTTGATTATTGTTAacgatttttctttctaaattatcataaatgaATGCATATAATTGTGGTTCATATTGTGGGCCTTCATGTGGGCCATATTTTGAAATGATTGAATGGGGACGCAAATGTGAATTTTCTACAACATTGAAGTTTAATAGAAGTTTCCAGACCAGTCTGCTTGTTCATGCGGATAGTTGTGATAAATTGAAGGCTATAGTGAGTTGGAGGTTGTAATTGGTCCTGTGTCTAGAAGCAGTACTAATCTTTATAAATTGCTGATAATTTTGGAAGAGCTACTCATGATGCAACATCCAATTGAAAACTTAACCCTTTTTTTGCCCATTCCTTAAACCTTGTAAGGAAATAATTTAGACAATCAAGTGGGTGGTTTGCTATTTTCCTGGATGGCATGTTAAAATTACACGAATTTCTTGTTAGTTAATTGGAAGTGACCTTTTTGGTTATGAGATATCACTTAATTATTCAGGAGTTGTAATTTGTGTTTGTGTCTCAACAGGGGAAAGGTGTTGAAGAGGATATCATGGATATGATTGATAGAGAAGCTGATGGAAGCGATAGTCTTGAGGGATTTGTTCTATGCCATTCAATTGCTGGAGGAACAGGCTCAGGTCTCTTTACCTTTCATCACCTTGTTCctgtatattaaaatttttgaagtttttttaaGTGAAATATTTCACTCATGAATTTAATTGAAGTTTACTGTTTGGTTATATGAATCTTATTTGGATGAATCCATAAGTACTCTGgaaaacaaaaagacaaataaaatgacCGCTCAGTAGGGGCAGATGAACTATGCAGGTTGATATTTGCAGCTTtgaatttccaaaattttgatttattgtctACATAGCTTACCATTGCTAATAATAGTATATATTTGATGACTTATGTACATCATTCTTGATTTTGAGTGTCTCTTCATCATGCATTGAAGGTATGGGTTCATATTTGTTGGAGACTTTAAATGATCGCTATAGCAAAAAGCTGGTTCAGACATACAGTGTATTTCCGAACCAGATGGAGACAAGTGATGTGGTGGTCCAACCGTACAACTCTCTCTTGACACTCAAGCGACTGACCCTAAATGCTGATTGTGTTGTTGTTCTTGACAATACTGCACTGAATCGAATTGCTGTGGAGCGCCTACATCTGCAAAATCCTACATTTGCTCAAACTAATTCATTGGTTTCCACTGTAATGTCTGCAAGCACAACCACATTGAGGTATCCAGGATACATGAATAATGACTTGGTTGGTCTTCTTGCCTCTCTAATTCCAACGCCGAGATGCCATTTTCTCATGACAGGATACACACCCCTAACTGTGGAACGTCAAGTAAGTTTTGAACATCCTGTTGTCTGCATCTGCACCTTTGCagaaatttgtatttttatgcatttaatttttttcggTTGATTGTGTGGGTTATAGAAAAGTTTCAGTCAACTATTATTCTGCATTCCAAGATTTGACTGGAGTCTAAGAAACTctctacttctttttattcagTGGAGGATTGATATGTGTTATAAAGATGACCTAATGCAATAATTTTCACTTACAGTGAAGAAATATCATGtactcaaataaaaagaaaaaaaaaagtattatcacATCAAGTTATTTCACTTTCAATCTTCAATAGTACCAAATTGTTATTCTACAGCCCAGGGTCCAACTTGAAGCTTGGGCTATTACATTTTAGAGGAGCTGCTTGACCAATTAAATCTCCAAAGTTCAGCAATTTATGAAATGGAAGCTGAAAGAGTGTAGCAGGATTGGTTCTGATGGAGTTGTTACTCTTTTTAGtatcatataattattttttatatcttattCTTTCAAATTGGGTTTTGCATTTGTTGCCCTTAAAAGAGGAGGCTTTTAGCTGCAGTCTGATGCAAGTATATTCTCCTTGGCAGGCTAATGTGATCCGTAAAACTACTGTACTAGATGTTATGAGAAGACTGCTGCAGGTGAGAAACTTTTTCTAAAACTAATTCAATAAAGTGCAGATAGGCATTCTTCTGACCACTTTTTCTTCAGACCAAAAATATCATGGTTTCTTCTTACGCTCGTACAAAAGAAGCTAGTCAGGCTAAGTACATTTCTATATTGAATATCATTCAAGGAGAGGTGGACCCTACTCAggtaattttatcatatattgtTCATGTGGTTGctattactttttcttttttctggtTTGAAGATATATTATTCGGGCTTATGAGTGAACAAGCTACCTAGTTTCTTATCTTTGGCCTTTAAAACTTGGGAAATTATGctctttggttttttttatatgttgcCTCTATGGCACCCGTTAAAAGTATATTTTTCTCCCTGGTTTGTTAAAGGGGCAAGTGTTACAGTGGTGGCAGATCATTTATATTGACCTAGGTTCAATTTGATTGAAACTTTACATCATGGTGTAATTGTACACACTATTATAGAGCTGATTGAAGATGGTAATGTTATTGGGCtatttttctctctgttatattttttggaaCTTTTTGTAAAATGTTAGACTACTTTAATTCATCTTGCTTGTTTGAACTGCAATTGCCTTACAATAAACTCAAGGGGATTGCATTGATTTGCTGATTTGCTCTTTTGTCAGGTGCATGAAAGTTTACAGAGGATTCGTGAAAGAAAGCTTGTCAACTTTATTGAGTGGGGCCCTGCAAGTATTCAGGTCCTCTCCATTGAATTAGCAATCTTCTGGTCTTCATTCTTTTGACTTGAACTTGTGGCTCAATGCTGGGTTTAATATGACTTTTGCTGTTTGAGTTCCTTTTGTAGGTTGCTCTCTCTAGAAAGTCGCCATACGTTCAAACTGCACATAGGGTAGGATTTCATATCTTGTCTTTATTCACTATTTTTCATCCTTTCTAATGATATACAATCATTTTGAATCTTACTGGGGATATCAACCTTTTTTGACTATAAACATATATGTTGTATTTGTAAGGTTAGTGGTCTCATGCTGGCAAGCCATACTAGTATCAGGCATCTCTTCAGCAAATGTTTGAGCCAATATGAGAAGTTGCGAAAAAAGCAAGCCTTTCTTGACAACTACCGAAAGTTTCCAATGTTTGCTGTAAGTTTCCAGCTTCACTACTGACATGATCAAATTCTGCTATGATTTGACAATTTTGCATATACCATcgga encodes:
- the LOC102610352 gene encoding tubulin gamma-1 chain, translated to MPREIITLQVGQCGNQIGMEFWKQLCLEHGISKEGILEDFATQGGDRKDVFFYQADDQHYIPRALLIDLEPRVINGIQNSEYRNLYNHENIFVSDHGGGAGNNWASGYHQGKGVEEDIMDMIDREADGSDSLEGFVLCHSIAGGTGSGMGSYLLETLNDRYSKKLVQTYSVFPNQMETSDVVVQPYNSLLTLKRLTLNADCVVVLDNTALNRIAVERLHLQNPTFAQTNSLVSTVMSASTTTLRYPGYMNNDLVGLLASLIPTPRCHFLMTGYTPLTVERQANVIRKTTVLDVMRRLLQTKNIMVSSYARTKEASQAKYISILNIIQGEVDPTQVHESLQRIRERKLVNFIEWGPASIQVALSRKSPYVQTAHRVSGLMLASHTSIRHLFSKCLSQYEKLRKKQAFLDNYRKFPMFADNDLSEFDESRDIIESLVDEYKACESPDYIKWGMEDPDHILTGEGNATGSVDPNLAV